The Oryctolagus cuniculus chromosome 12, mOryCun1.1, whole genome shotgun sequence genomic interval CTTTAAAAGTTTCTATTTTGTTAGATCATGTTGAGAAACTTATTTGTTTCTGCTTCTTTAACAATAACATGCTTTGCCTATAACAGGAGTAGATAATTTGTAGCAGTGAGGAGTTATATTTTGAGCCTGTGAGCTTTACTtctctaataaaataattatacacGTCAAACAATTCTCATTTTATACCTTTGAAGTGACAAAGACCCTCTCCTTGACCGACACTTAGTCAAGCTCCACTGAGCTCTTTTCAACTAGGTCTCAAGTGTGGTTCGCTTCTCTGCTACGGCTAAATATCTCAATTTAAGCATGAATGTTGCTAAATACGTTTAGAGAGACTCTCCCACCCTTGACGTCTTCTCAGTAATTTTCTTTCCACTTGTCTCCTCAGATATGAATCCCCACTGATTTGATGTATTGGAATTGAACCCAAAGTGAAGTTTCTGTACCTTTATTGTATTAATTactgaataaaatgtttttaccATGTTAAATATTGTCAGGTTCTAGttttcttaaacaaaaattcTTTGTGAAAGAAAAGTTAATTACTTTGGTTAAAGTCACAATTAATACAGATGACTGAGATTAAAAGTAGTAGTACCCCCAAAATATGATGATATAAGGTAGTAAATAGTATCTGGTTTTATTCATCAAGGAGAAAAAAGGGTAGATTCACCCAAAGACAAAATGTCAGGTTATTCCAGAAGGTGAAAGAGGATAGTAAAAGAAAAACTCAATGAATACACAAAGTTACAAACAGTTCAGGAAGTAAATAATGAGTCTGTAACGAAGAAAATATATAGAGcgtcaaagagttcatgggaagtTCACAATctcgtttaattccatttttccatgaatttttgaagcccctttgtaTGTCAAAATTTTGGCAAAGTTTGCACACTTCTCTTTTGATAACTTTACTCCCAAAAGAATCTTAGGAATGTTTTcttgaaatattatttcaaagcagattagaatttgtttttttctgttagaATGGTAGGGTCGGCCGGCgccgggctcactaggctaatcctccgcctacggcgccggcacaccaggttctagtcccagtcggggcgccagattctgtcccggtcgctcctcttccagtccagctctctgctctggcccgggagtgcagtggaggatggcccgagtacttgggccctgcacccaaataggagaccaggagaagcacctggctcctggcttctgatcagcgcggtgcgccggccacagcgcgccagccacagcagccattggagggtgaaccaacagtaaaggaagacctttctctctgtctctctatcactgtccactctgcctgtcaaaaaaataaaaataaaaataaaaataaataaataaataaataaaataaatgtttaaaaaaaaagaatggcagggtcagctctgtggtgtagaatGTTAAGCCTCCATGTGCAGTGCCCTCATCCCATTTGGGCAacagttcaaggcccggctgctccacttctgatccagctccctgctaatgcacctagcaaagcagcagaagatagcccaagtacttcagaccctgcatccacatgagagacctggttgaagctcttggctcctgactttggcctggctaagccccAGACATCCATTGcggacatttcaggagtgaaccaacaaatggaaggtatttctctctccctctccctctcactttcttcttctatttctttgtttcaaataaataaatattttctttaaataacatGACTAATTTATTGCTTCTTCTCTTAACTAGAAATAGTGTTACTCTTTGTCTTTTGCATAATCCTGCTAATTAACAGAGATTCTATAGCTCATAGGAATAATTTTTCATGCTACATtctgactttaattttttaatagtcCATTGAGAAAAgttacttataaaatatttaaatgtatttccaTTATTCTAAATAGGAAGGTatattaaaactattttcttttcagATATCTAGAGTATCTATATGACTGTTGTGAATGATTTGTGTCCACCAAATAgatatgttgaaatcttaataccCATGCCCCACATGTATTAGTCTATTTGCAAATAGGAGCTTTGCAAATGTAGTTGAGATATGCTTATCCAGGATTACAGCAAGGGAAATATTTCTCCCTGTTCTGAAAGTCTTAATGAACTCTATGGATTTCTAATAATTATTGCATTAAAATCTATTCCTTAGGAATTGATGATCAAGATTATTGTAATCTATTATTTCTATATATTGATGCTTCATATGTAACTCCTCTCTTCAGAAGGAAAAAATTTCAGAAGATTTTCCCTTTTAAGCCTTTTAAGGGAAGGCATAATGGACCCAATATTAGTGTACATTATCATATcaagtaagaaaaagaatttttttcagaatttggcCTTCACAATGCATTTCAATGATTAATGAGGCTTGAACAACACTGGCAATCCTTAGGAGATCTTCCTGTAACTCACTAGCTGTCTACACACTCTCCTCATCGCTGCCTTCATTTCTTGATTCCTGAATGTGTAAATCATAGGATTCAAAACAGGAGTGAGAACTGCATCAAAGAAGGCAAGAAACTTATCCAGGTGTGTGGAAGGAGATGGCCAGGTATAGAAGAATATCAGTGGACCAAAGAACAAGACTACCACACTGATGTGAGCTGAAAGTGTGGACAAAGCCttggatgaaccagcggatgagtgTTTGTGAACAGTGAGCATGATGACAACATAGGAAATGATCAGTAGGAGGAAGGAGGCCACCGAGATGAACCCACTGTTGGCCATGACCATGAATTCCAGTTGGTAGGTGTCTGTGCAGGCAAGTCTGATGAACCGAGGAAGGTCACAGTAGAAGCTGTCCAACACATGAGGACCACAAAAGGGCAGGTTTACTACAAAAACCAACTGAACCACAGAGTGCAGAAGGCCAATCACCCAGGCAGCCACTAAAAAGAAGACACACATTCGTGGGTTCATAATAGTCAGATAATGCAGGGGTTTACAAATGGCCACGTATCTGTCAAAGGCCATGGCTATGAGCAGCACCATCTCCACACCACCGATGACATGGATGAAGAAGATCTGAGCAATGCAACCTCCAAAGGAGATGACTTTGTGCTTTCTGAAGAGGTCATAAATCATCTTAGGAGAACTTACAGAAGAAACACCCAAGTCAGTGAAAGAGAGATTGGCCAACAGAAAGTACATGGGGGAGTGCAAGTGAGGGTCAGAAGCTACCGTGAACACAATGAGGGAGTTTCCTGTCATGCTTGCCACATAAAACATGGAGgaaaatacaaagagaagaagTTGGATCTCCCAGGAATTGGTGAGTCCCAGCAACACAAATTCTGACACAACAGAGTGATTTGCAACATCCATTAGTTTTGTTGGCAGTACTACCTgaagaacaagaaaaatgaaaattcaatcaAAAATTAGAAGAGAAGTCAAAGTTATGAAATCCAACTTTTTATGTTAGCATTACAAGCAAGACATATGTAAAACATTCAACATTgctaatataaattaaaactttaGTAAGATTTCACCCCTTGCCTGTTAGAACGGCTAttataaaaaatgacaaaagataacaagtttGGTGAGAATGTGAGGAATAAAGGAACCCTTGTATACTGTTAGTGAGAAAGCAAATAATGACTCCTAATAGGGAAAATAGTTTGGGAGTTCTCCATATGATCCCAGAATTCCACcaaggaaaatgtaattaattagTATGTTGAAAAGATACCTGCTCTCCCATTTTCACTGAAGCATTGTTCACAAGAGCCAAGATAAGGAATCAATCTAAGTGTCCATtggtagatgaatgaataaagaaaatatgtgagatataaatatttaaacacatctgtctcacacacacacacacacacacacagaatactattcagcctcaAAGAATAATTGAATATTATCATTTATAACATAATGGATTAACTGAAGAACACTATGCTAAAAGAATTAAGACagacacaaaaagataaatactgctAGAGCTCATTTGTCTgtagaagaaaaaagaacactGGTGTTTGCTAGGAGCTGGTTGGGACCCAGGGAGGATGGAGACATTTTGACCAAAGGGCATAAAGTTTCAGTTAGAAAGGACCAAATGTGTCTGGAGATCTATTGTGTGCTGAGAGTAACGTATCACATTCTTAAAAATGGCTGCTAACAGAGTAGATTTTATATGTTCTTAAGTATGTAGGATGATGAATATGCTAATTAGGCTTAATTATAATTTCATAAAGTATACGTATAGAAATCTCTCATGCTATACcacaaatatacaaaattttaatTCATCAATCATACATGTTCATAAAACTGGAATGAAAGTAACCTAATAtactaatacatttttaaattgtgatcACAGGAAGAAGTTGGTGGCTGTCATGTGGGGCTGTTCTGTCAAAGAGAACAGGCAGCAATGTTGTCTCTCATTTAATATCTCTTGATGTCCCCCCCTGGTTGTTGCCGTGATGTTCCTCATGACACCTGGGACTTGTTCACATGGCTAACAGCAACTCAGCCTCCGATTCTTTTGATATCTATTTTGGGACTATACAAAGCCATACAAAGCTATTCACTCTTTCTCAACTATTGCATCCATTTCCAAGGTTGCACCCTTGTTCT includes:
- the LOC100345356 gene encoding olfactory receptor 4F3/4F16/4F29-like: MDVANHSVVSEFVLLGLTNSWEIQLLLFVFSSMFYVASMTGNSLIVFTVASDPHLHSPMYFLLANLSFTDLGVSSVSSPKMIYDLFRKHKVISFGGCIAQIFFIHVIGGVEMVLLIAMAFDRYVAICKPLHYLTIMNPRMCVFFLVAAWVIGLLHSVVQLVFVVNLPFCGPHVLDSFYCDLPRFIRLACTDTYQLEFMVMANSGFISVASFLLLIISYVVIMLTVHKHSSAGSSKALSTLSAHISVVVLFFGPLIFFYTWPSPSTHLDKFLAFFDAVLTPVLNPMIYTFRNQEMKAAMRRVCRQLVSYRKIS